The Terriglobia bacterium DNA window GAACTTCTCGGGTCCCAGCACCTCGATCGACGGAAACGGCACTTTCGGACAGATTACCAGCTTGGCCGGCGGCCTCAATACCGGCGGAAACGGCGGGCAGCGTAGTCTGGTCGTCAACACCCGGATCAACTTCTAGGAGACGAAAAGGGAAGGAACCGCAAGAAGCACAAAGGGCACAAGAAAGTACCGTCTTTCTTGTGCCTTTTGTGCTTCTTGCGGTTCCTTCCCTTTTCGCTAGAATGGGGCGATGTGGCTGGGCCCTGCCCTTTTTATAGGCGTGAGTATCTTCCTCTGGAGATACATCGGTGCGGTGTTTGTGCCGGAAGTCCTGGCCCGGTCGGCATTTTCAGTGTTACCGGTGCTGGCGGACCTGGAGACCGTGATTGTCGCCAACGCCGCGATTCTGTATTTCGGCGCCTACTTCGTGTTCGCGATCTTCTGGCCGCGGCTGAAGCCGTATTTCCGGAGCCCCTTCCTGGCCGGTATCGGTCTGTGGGGGATCCATATTCTGATTGTGTTTCCATTGGTGGGGCGGGGAATTCTCGGTTACAAGTTTCCGCAGGGATGGATGGCGGCGTGTCTTCCGCTGCTTCTTTCACACTGGATGTTCGCGCGCGGGCTGCAGTTTCAGGAAAAGCGCGGCCGCTGATCAGACGCCTTCCTCAGACTTCTGCTCCAGCGATGCGTGATGGAGCACGAGCAGCCAGTGGTCATCTTCATAAACGAAAATATTGGTGGCGTAAGCCCGTGCGCGCCGCATCTGATCGCCATTGGCGGTCGTGATGCTTTCAAGGCAGGTGACCCAGGCGGTCTGGCCCTGAACTTCGACGGAGACCTCGGCAATGTCGATGCGCATGAACGTCGTGTTGCGGAAGATCTGCTCCCAGCTGTTGCGGATGTTTTCCCAGCCGGCAAGCCGGGTCCAGTTGGGATGAATGCAGATGGCGCTGGCGTCCGTGGCCCAAACCTCATCCATCAAATCGATGTCGAGGCTTTCGAGCGCGAAATAGAACTTGAGATTGGCCTCAACGACCAGTTCCGGATCGGTCATCTTATTGACGCCTGCGCGCTGTCGCGCTTGCATTCGCTCCGCTCATGAAGATTGTTCATTTATCACATCATTGGACCCGCACGCGACCTGTAATATTGATGACAACCTGCTTCGAGTTCGCGTGTGAGCCCGTAATTGTAAGCGTGGCCGCGGGAGATACGTTTCCACGTTTGTGAAACTCCGGCGCCGCGTTCGCCGATATCTGAAAGCCTCCCGGAAGCACGATCGTTTCGTCCGCAAGCCACTCCGGATCGAGACATTCCATGACGTACGACGTATTCGAAATGACGCGTATCCGGCAGTCCCGGCTGCGGCTGATCGCTTTCACACGCGTCCATTGGGTATTACCGGCGACCTGCCTTGTCACTTGGTCGAGCTGGTAGTTGTCACGAGCGCGCAATAAGGATGGCGTTGCGAAGAACGCTATTGCCGACAGGATTCCGATGCTGAGGCACGATTCAAGAAGTGTCATTCGAATAAAGTCGCGTTATTCCCAGATTTCCGTCAGGTCCAATGTGAAGCCGGGAAGTTCCGGATCACCGGAAATTGATTCAGGATTATCCAGCAGTTGCGGAGTTTGGTCCGGGCTATACACATAGACTTGCCGGTCAGGCGGATAAATCAGAAATCCGAGTTTCGCGCCATTTGCGACATATTCCTCGAGCTTGAATCGAATTTCGTTCAAAGCGTCGCTTGGAGACCACAGCTCTATTACAAAGTCCGGACAAATCGGAGCAAACACAGATTGTTGCCGTGGAGTCAATACGTTCCATCGGCTGCGGAGAATCCAGGAGGCGTCCGGCGAGCGCGTCGCTCCGTTAGGGAGGACAAAGCCGGTGTTGGAGTCGAAGAAGACGCCGCGGCCATCCTGTCTCGCCCAGTTTCCGAGCTGACGGGTGATCTCGGCGTTGCGCATACCCGTTCTGGAATTCGCCGGTGACATGACGATGATTTCCTTTCGGGCCGTGAGCTCGAGGCGCAGTTCGGGGTTATCGCCACAGAGATGGAAGAACTGTTCTGGCGTGAGGCCGACGGACTCGACGTTTAGGACATATCTAGTGGCGTTTACCTGATCGATCGTCAATGGAATCCTGGCCATACGCGCTTCCTCTAGAGCAATTATATTGCCGTTGGGCCGTGTATAATAGGCGGCCATGTGTCCCAGCCCAACATCATGAAAACGCGCCTGGGCGCGGTAGCCGCCAGTTGTTTCGTGGCCGTTGCGATTCTGTTGCTATCCTGGACCACCTACTTTGCCGAGCTGAACTCCACCGCCTACGATTTCACACTCCGGCTTGCCGGTCCGGTTCCCGTTAAAAGCCCGACGACGATCGTTGCGATCGACGAGGACAGCCTGCACCGCGTCGGCCGCTGGCCATGGTCCCGCGACAGGCTTGCGCAGCTGATTGACCGGATCGAGAGCGCACAACCCCGGGCGATCGCTGTCGACGTCCTTCTGGATGAAGAGGACAAGACCACGAGCGAAGCGGATGACAAGCTCGCCGCGGCCATCGCCAAGGCTCACGCTATTGTGCTGGGCGCCCATCTTGAAACAAAGGACGGCGTCGAGAGGTGGAATCAACCGGACGCGCTCTTCATGCAGAAGCACGTGCGGCTCGGCCATGTTCATACCGAGCCCGATTTCGACGGCATCACGCGCCGGATTCCCGCGATCAAAGCCAGCGCGGGAGGACTGCCGATCGAAGCACTGTCGGTGGAGGCATTGCACGCCGCGGGACTTCCGTTCAAGGCAGATTTCGAACGGAAAGCCGGTGATGCGGCCGTTTACAAACCCGAATCCATCAATATCCGGTTTGTTGGCGACAACGACAGTTTCTTGCGCGTGCCCGCCTGGCAGCTGCTGGACGGGACCGCAAACGCCGGCCGGCTCAAGGATCAGATTGCGTTGATCGGTTTTACGGCCGAAGCGGCAGGGGACCAGTGGTTTACGCCATTCGCGCGGACGGGCCGGAAGATGAGCGGAGTGGAGATCCATGCCAACGCAATCGATACGCTATACGCCGGCCGTTCGATTTCCGCTACTCCGCCCGAACTGTTGCTTGCCGGCCTCTTCTTCTATGTGCTGCTTCTGTGGTGGCTGGACCGGCATTTTGAAGGCAACCGGTTCTATGCCGCGTCTTTGCTGACCGGTCCCGGGGTGCTGATCGTTTCCTGGCTGCTCATGAAATATGGGAATGTATGGTTTGAATTCCCGCCCTTCTGGGCGGCGCTCGTGGTCGTCGTGCCCGGACTGGAAGTCAGCAAGCTCGTACGGCTGAACTGGGACCTGGACCGCAAAATCGAACGCCTTTCCAGCGGCTGGCTCGCGGCGCTGCACTTGTATGAACCGGAATGGCCCGAAGCCGGGGACGCGGTCGCGCGCCGCGCCAACGTGTTTTCGCAGCAGGAGCGGACTGCGCGGTGGAAGTTGGATGCCATCGACTTCTTCAACGAAGAGTTGATGCGGTTTCTGTCCTTTAATAACGCCATTCTGGCGAGTATCGAAGACGTCATCGTTGTGTGCGACCGGGACGGCCGGGTGGTCTATCAAAACCCTGCAGCAAAGAAGCTTGCAGGATACCGGGAAAACCCGGGACCGGCGCCGGAATATCTCGCTTCCGTCCTCGATGGACGGACATTTCAGCTGGAGCCCGGGATTTTACAATTTGTCGCGGCACGGGACGGAAAGACCTTCTACAATGTTACGGTTACCCCCATATCCACGGCCGGCGTGGTTTTCGCCCTGCATGATGCAACGGCTCAATATGAATTAAACCAGGCGAAGACCGAAATGGTCTCCCTCGTTTCGC harbors:
- a CDS encoding CHASE2 domain-containing protein, whose amino-acid sequence is MKTRLGAVAASCFVAVAILLLSWTTYFAELNSTAYDFTLRLAGPVPVKSPTTIVAIDEDSLHRVGRWPWSRDRLAQLIDRIESAQPRAIAVDVLLDEEDKTTSEADDKLAAAIAKAHAIVLGAHLETKDGVERWNQPDALFMQKHVRLGHVHTEPDFDGITRRIPAIKASAGGLPIEALSVEALHAAGLPFKADFERKAGDAAVYKPESINIRFVGDNDSFLRVPAWQLLDGTANAGRLKDQIALIGFTAEAAGDQWFTPFARTGRKMSGVEIHANAIDTLYAGRSISATPPELLLAGLFFYVLLLWWLDRHFEGNRFYAASLLTGPGVLIVSWLLMKYGNVWFEFPPFWAALVVVVPGLEVSKLVRLNWDLDRKIERLSSGWLAALHLYEPEWPEAGDAVARRANVFSQQERTARWKLDAIDFFNEELMRFLSFNNAILASIEDVIVVCDRDGRVVYQNPAAKKLAGYRENPGPAPEYLASVLDGRTFQLEPGILQFVAARDGKTFYNVTVTPISTAGVVFALHDATAQYELNQAKTEMVSLVSHELRTPLTSIRGYSEMLLKYNLVQDKGKEFLSTIIDESNRLNQLIQSFLDIAYIESGRQKITKSDFEIGPVLKDMASVIAPVAGGKQISIVMPEVNGMRVRADRLLLYQALTNLVTNAIKYSPAGTTVRIGVSNGNGAVAFQVADEGCGIPPEDAAKIFEKFYRRGNKETREQSGFGLGLAFVKEVAVRHGGDVIVESIGIGKGSTFKLSIPI
- a CDS encoding nuclear transport factor 2 family protein; this encodes MQARQRAGVNKMTDPELVVEANLKFYFALESLDIDLMDEVWATDASAICIHPNWTRLAGWENIRNSWEQIFRNTTFMRIDIAEVSVEVQGQTAWVTCLESITTANGDQMRRARAYATNIFVYEDDHWLLVLHHASLEQKSEEGV
- a CDS encoding Uma2 family endonuclease, which codes for MARIPLTIDQVNATRYVLNVESVGLTPEQFFHLCGDNPELRLELTARKEIIVMSPANSRTGMRNAEITRQLGNWARQDGRGVFFDSNTGFVLPNGATRSPDASWILRSRWNVLTPRQQSVFAPICPDFVIELWSPSDALNEIRFKLEEYVANGAKLGFLIYPPDRQVYVYSPDQTPQLLDNPESISGDPELPGFTLDLTEIWE